Proteins encoded in a region of the Planococcus citri chromosome 1, ihPlaCitr1.1, whole genome shotgun sequence genome:
- the LOC135850013 gene encoding digestive cysteine proteinase 3-like, with protein MKTLFILSACLIIATNDYVSESDIEREWKSFKDTYNKHYADNATEEIRKQIFINNTRMIKEHNAKFETGNVTFNMGMNQFGDMNHEEFLKRFSYREVNETHFRYNYSNNVSIDGPDNKEVRSRRSLPTEFRWEIPEEVIPVRDQGDCRSGWAYSAADTIASRCFLHKDCKKTIGSLSVQYLINCTSNLGNHRCQGGEAANACDLVRLNKKMPDEKSYNRQCSMAKFEHKINLNIVRCCQLIVNDSRSSKNLKKSIRKLGPVSGSVSVEQPSFQFAKEGIYYEEKCEKVANHDVLVVGYGTDNKGHNYWIVKNSFGISWGDNGFLKISARATKDKCRILNRYMFPKFKDQRPDLIIFL; from the exons atgaaaacgttgttTATATTAAGTGCGTGCTTAATTATAGCCACTAATGACTACGTCTCGGAAAGTGATATTGAACGAGAATGGAAATCCTTCAAG GATACCTATAACAAACACTATGCCGATAATGCAACTGAAGAAATtcgtaaacaaatttttataaataatacgCGAATGATAAAAGAGCATAATGCAAAGTTTGAAACGGGCAACGTAACGTTCAACATGGGAATGAACCAGTTTGGTGATATG AATCACGAAGAGTTTTTAAAACGATTTAGCTACAGGGAAGTAAACGAAACACATTTTAGATACAATTATAGCAATAATGTGTCAATTGATGGTCCTGATAACAAAGAAGTACGATCGCGTCGATCGCTTCCTACAGAATTTCGTTGGGAAATACCTGAAGAGGTAATTCCTGTACGCGATCAAGGTGATTGTAGAAGTGGATGGGCATATAGTGCG GCGGATACGATTGCAAGTAGATGTTTTCTTCACAAGGATTGCAAAAAGACGATTGGTTCTTTGAGCGTCCAATACCTCATAAATTGTACGAGTAATTTGGGTAATCATCGTTGTCAAGGCGGCGAGGCTGCAAACGCATGCGATTTAGTGAGactgaacaaaaaaatgccTGATGAAAAGTCGTACAAt cgcCAATGTAGTATGGCTAAGTTTGAGCACAAGATCAATCTCAATATTGTACGCTGCTGCCAACTCATAGTAAATGATTCCAGAAGctcgaagaatttgaaaaaatcgattagaAAACTTGGTCCAGTTTCTGGTTCTGTTAGTGTTGAACAACCAAGCTTTCAATTCGCAAAGGAAG gtaTTTATTACGAAGAAAAATGTGAGAAGGTGGCGAATCATGATGTTTTAGTAGTTGGCTATGGAACAGATAATAAAGGACACAATTATtggattgtgaaaaattcatttggaaTTTCTTGGGGTGATAAtggatttctcaaaatttctgcCAGAGCGACAAAAGACAAATGTAGAATTCTTAATAGGTACATGTTTCCAAAGTTTAAGGATCAACGGCCTGACCTTATTatctttttataa
- the LOC135850009 gene encoding uncharacterized protein LOC135850009: MLNVLIWIQTSLILLATLAIADEGCTFELNRNIPKSSLILKNQPTPQFLYPDQRNQIHIAKDAEIRISCADKYLDNVFYAKEVTAKCIKNDSIRIKYHILGKKDTQLDKLECKAKPQLASRSTGKRCYSNGVVNEIGYQLGKSFLKIFSICWDDFEEKTVYSWYETSKLHLGREEKIKNTAYEGSQSFSFPIADVYEFSYQKRLFTKILRSEDLADRYIANNNLFIIEKSPLVSKNEFIYGPEQIATFHYRNTAPLWSIFKDGNWAKVEKSVNEFIARAENKDKYGVATGTYDIATLPNLFKEEQPLYMFTDQYDNKYLPVPKYYWKILYDHSSKNGIVFVGLHNPFVQKEKLNEYVFCAQICDQAPWLKVDNVHQDRGYVFCCDMKEFLLVTKYENMFEV; encoded by the exons atgttgaatgtgTTAATTTGGATACAAACATCGTTGATTTTACTAGCTACGTTAGCAATTGCTGATGaag GATGCACATTCGAGCTAAACAGAAACATCCCAAAATCATCGCTAATCCTGAAAAACCAACCAACCCCACAATTCCTGTACCCAGACCAACGTAACCAAATTCACATCGCCAAAGACGCCGAAATTCGAATATCCTGCGCTGATAAATACCTCGATAACGTTTTCTACGCCAAAGAAGTAACCGCAAAATGCATCAAAAACGACTCAATACGAATAAAATACCATATTCTGGGTAAAAAAGATACCCAACTTGATAAACTGGAATGTAAAGCGAAACCCCAACTTGCGTCTCGTTCGACTGGAAAACGATGTTATTCGAACGGAGTCGTAAATGAGATAGGCTACCAACTGGGtaaatcgtttttgaaaatattctccaTCTGTTGGGAtgactttgaagaaaaaactgtgTACTCGTGGTACGAGACTAGTAAATTGCACCTGGGTCGAGAGGAAAAGATAAAGAATACCGCTTACGAAGGCAGCCAATCGTTTAGTTTTCCTATCGCCGATGTTTACGAATTCTCTTATCAGAAACGATTGTTTACGAAAATTCTCAGATCTGAAGATTTAGCTGATCGGTATATagcaaataataatttattcatcattGAAAAAAGTCCGCTGGTGTCGAAGAACGAATTTATCTACGGACCGGAGCAGATTGCGACGTTTCATTATAGGAATACTGCTCCACTGTGGAGTATTTTCAAAGATGGTAATTGGGCTAAGGTGGAGAAATCTGTTAACGAATTTATCGCTCGGGCTGAAAATAAAGACAA GTACGGAGTAGCAACTGGCACTTACGATATCGCAACTTTACCCAATTTATTCAAAGAAGAACAGCCTCTTTACATGTTCACCGATCAATACGACAATAAATACCTCCCAGTGCCGAAATATTATTGGAAAATATTATACGATCATTCGAGCAAAAATGGAATCGTGTTTGTCGGTCTACATAACCCTTttgtacaaaaagaaaaactcaacGAATACGTATTCTGTGCGCAGATCTGCGATCAAGCACCTTGGCTTAAAGTAGATAACGTTCATCAAGATCGAGGATACGTATTTTGTTGCGATATGAAAGAATTTTTACTAGTAACCAAATACGAGAATATGTTCGAAGTGTAA
- the LOC135850019 gene encoding zinc finger protein 182-like, with amino-acid sequence MQPESKTSPEIECIAIFKNTKSTSISKTTSSERYYCNTCGKSFIKKSNLTDHMIEHMYGLPMCHICGQVIPKQEYKNHIKSHVKNKEQFVCGTCNEYFPSKGSLKLHFLRKHTYKKRKPGYKCYECAKTFHNKSVLEVHIKQGHFEMKSFVCDSCQKTFKSYAGLKTHIKSHDADFATTSLYRCNYCEKAYSNKYKLSIHARIHTGEKPHKCDLCGRSFRLRAGLNLHLKSHDKSRPFECEVCKKNFRNKHNLKIHLNTHDGKSYSCQQCERKYRHKDTLVKHIEKCHTAVNCADCGERAEDAAEMKAHMKTHHKSYLRRKETPPEQVNTMNEAFISYQIKPCCVSLTRIDVV; translated from the coding sequence ATGCAACCAGAGTCAAAAACTTCACCCGAAATCGAGTGCATCGCCATCTTTAAAAACACCAAATCAACTTCTATTTCCAAAACCACCTCGTCTGAAAGATACTATTGCAACACGTGCGGAAAATCGTTCATCAAGAAGAGTAATCTAACCGATCATATGATCGAACACATGTACGGCCTTCCAATGTGTCACATTTGCGGCCAAGTCATCCCAAAACAGGAAtacaaaaatcacataaaatcgCACGTCAAAAACAAAGAACAATTCGTATGCGGAACCTGCAACGAGTACTTCCCCAGTAAAGGTAGTTTGAAACTTCATTTCCTTCGAAAACACACCTACAAAAAGCGTAAACCCGGCTACAAGTGCTACGAATGTGCCAAAACATTCCACAACAAGAGCGTACTCGAGGTGCACATCAAACAAggacattttgaaatgaaatcattcgTTTGCGATTCGTGTCAAAAGACGTTCAAAAGTTACGCCGGATTAAAAACCCACATCAAGTCGCACGATGCAGATTTTGCCACAACATCTTTATACCGATGCAATTATTGCGAGAAAGCTTACTCAAATAAGTACAAGTTGAGTATCCACGCACGTATTCATACCGGAGAGAAACCTCATAAATGTGATCTCTGTGGTCGATCGTTTCGTCTAAGAGCTGGTTTAAATTTACACCTCAAGTCGCACGATAAATCGAGGCCGTTTGAATGCGAAGTGTGTAAGAAAAACTTTCGCAATAAGCATAATTTGAAGATTCATCTCAATACTCACGATGGGAAATCGTATTCGTGTCAACAGTGTGAACGAAAGTATCGTCACAAAGATACTCTCGTCAAACATATCGAAAAATGTCATACAGCAGTGAATTGTGCCGATTGTGGCGAAAGGGCAGAAGATGCTGCGGAAATGAAGGCACATATGAAGACGCATCATAAAAGCTATCTCAGACGAAAGGAAACTCCTCCTGAGCAAGTTAATACGATGAACGAGGCTTTCATTAGTTATCAAATTAAACCTTGTTGCGTTTCTTTGACTCGAATTGATGTGGTCTGA